From Denitrovibrio acetiphilus DSM 12809, the proteins below share one genomic window:
- a CDS encoding type II toxin-antitoxin system RelE/ParE family toxin, with amino-acid sequence MDIEYKTKKLEDECNNFKKLVKKYGDKNAKLINRRLDDMRSVESMDEVRDLPGRHHPLTGDKKGQFSIDLEHPSRLLYKPSEPYERKEDGGFVYSSITIVEIQGVKDTHDGKNKK; translated from the coding sequence TTGGATATCGAGTATAAGACCAAGAAATTGGAGGATGAGTGTAATAATTTCAAAAAACTCGTCAAGAAGTATGGGGATAAGAACGCAAAGCTTATAAATCGTAGATTGGACGATATGAGATCTGTAGAAAGTATGGATGAAGTTAGGGATCTGCCAGGAAGACATCATCCCTTGACTGGAGATAAAAAGGGGCAGTTTTCGATAGATTTAGAACATCCTAGTCGTCTTTTATATAAGCCTAGCGAACCGTATGAGAGAAAAGAGGATGGAGGGTTTGTATACTCCAGCATCACAATCGTTGAGATACAAGGAGTGAAAGATACCCATGATGGCAAAAACAAGAAATAA
- a CDS encoding helix-turn-helix domain-containing protein → MMAKTRNKYYPDYLPHPGETLAELLDEREMSQKELALRTGLSPKAINEIVKGKALPSRETADKFEPIFGLSANFWMDKSNRYMDYISEAKKRHEAEKQFQFLKQFPFAKAFKFNFVVPFKTRDPYELYDNFLKYFKVSSVEQWKEMWLNPSVAYRKSPAYENNPFAASMWLRQGIIQAENIACELFDKQKAKNIIPEIKKLTMEPNPEIFIPKLLELCCSVGIAVVLIPSIQGCTASGATKWLNSDKVMLLLSLRHKTNDHFWFSFFHEFGHILLHGKKDTFIEDKNSRDVVKEQEADDFASNTLISKSNWDRFEYVGRFDQKSIVDFASKVGVAPGIVLGRLQKKELLPYQHVLTKKLKVYYKWREESA, encoded by the coding sequence ATGATGGCAAAAACAAGAAATAAGTATTATCCAGACTATTTACCTCACCCAGGAGAGACACTTGCTGAACTTTTGGATGAGAGAGAAATGTCTCAAAAGGAGCTTGCACTAAGAACAGGGCTTTCTCCAAAAGCAATTAATGAGATTGTAAAAGGGAAGGCTTTGCCAAGTAGAGAAACTGCTGATAAATTTGAGCCAATATTCGGATTGTCTGCTAATTTCTGGATGGATAAGTCTAATCGTTATATGGATTATATTTCAGAGGCAAAAAAGAGACATGAAGCTGAAAAACAATTTCAATTTTTAAAACAATTTCCTTTTGCTAAAGCGTTCAAGTTCAATTTCGTGGTTCCCTTTAAAACAAGAGATCCTTATGAACTTTATGATAACTTTTTAAAATACTTTAAGGTCTCTTCTGTTGAGCAATGGAAAGAAATGTGGTTGAACCCTTCTGTTGCGTACAGGAAGAGTCCTGCCTATGAGAACAATCCTTTTGCGGCTTCTATGTGGCTTAGACAAGGTATTATACAAGCAGAGAATATTGCTTGCGAACTATTCGATAAGCAAAAAGCAAAGAATATTATTCCTGAAATTAAAAAGCTAACGATGGAACCAAATCCAGAAATATTTATTCCTAAACTTCTTGAGCTTTGTTGTTCTGTCGGTATAGCTGTAGTTTTGATTCCTTCTATTCAAGGATGCACCGCTTCTGGAGCAACGAAATGGCTTAATTCAGATAAGGTTATGTTGTTGTTAAGCTTAAGACATAAAACCAATGATCATTTTTGGTTTTCTTTCTTCCATGAGTTTGGTCATATTTTATTACATGGCAAAAAAGATACTTTTATCGAAGATAAAAATAGTCGCGATGTAGTCAAAGAACAAGAAGCAGATGATTTTGCTTCAAATACTTTAATATCAAAATCAAATTGGGATAGATTTGAATATGTAGGTAGATTTGATCAAAAGAGTATCGTTGATTTTGCCAGCAAAGTTGGTGTTGCTCCAGGAATAGTCTTGGGAAGGTTACAAAAGAAAGAATTGTTACCTTATCAACATGTGCTTACTAAGAAATTAAAAGTGTATTATAAATGGCGAGAAGAATCTGCATAA
- a CDS encoding sigma-54-dependent transcriptional regulator: protein MTKVLLVDDDNSLLEILRLRFQSCGYTPFAADNSQKAVSLIKSDVFDAAVFDMRLDDGKTGLELLREIKEIDSELPVIFLTAYGTIDDAVQSMKEGAFSYLTKPFDYKELIAKVEKAVQQCSFSRQLLRINAEESDSPISKTIIGKSSKTKMIRERIAIAAKSDANVFIYGESGTGKELVARMLHQSSLRSDKPFVAFNSSAIPETLMESELFGYEKGAFTGADKKKKGFFEQAQGGTVFIDEISEMPVSMQTKLLRVLENREVSPLGSEKTIKLDIRLVTASNKNLKDKIENDEFRADLFYRIHVIEIEVPALRDRREDIPLLCGHFLKKYTDRYSLGTKSFSGDAIDKMVNYDWPGNIRELQNVIECAVVLTSVGTIKGDNIKLAHESETYTQVYREAKKEFEASFLKQLMERAEGNISKASRISDIYRADLYDLLKKHSIDPADFR from the coding sequence ATGACAAAAGTCTTATTAGTAGATGACGACAACAGCCTTCTGGAAATTTTGCGGCTCAGGTTTCAAAGTTGCGGATACACCCCGTTTGCAGCAGACAACAGCCAAAAAGCTGTTTCACTGATAAAGAGTGATGTTTTTGATGCGGCAGTTTTCGACATGAGGCTTGACGACGGCAAAACCGGACTGGAGCTTCTGCGGGAGATAAAAGAGATCGACAGCGAACTGCCCGTAATATTTCTAACCGCCTACGGAACCATAGACGACGCTGTACAGAGCATGAAAGAAGGCGCATTCAGCTATCTGACAAAACCGTTCGACTATAAAGAACTTATTGCTAAGGTTGAAAAAGCAGTTCAGCAGTGCAGTTTCTCAAGACAGCTACTCCGCATTAACGCAGAAGAGAGCGACTCCCCTATTTCTAAAACTATCATAGGCAAATCTTCGAAAACGAAAATGATCAGAGAAAGAATAGCTATCGCCGCAAAAAGTGACGCAAATGTTTTTATTTACGGAGAGAGCGGCACAGGGAAAGAGCTGGTGGCAAGGATGCTGCATCAGTCAAGCCTTCGCAGTGACAAACCATTCGTAGCGTTTAACTCCTCTGCCATACCTGAAACACTTATGGAAAGTGAACTATTCGGTTACGAGAAGGGTGCATTCACAGGAGCGGATAAAAAGAAAAAAGGATTCTTTGAACAGGCACAGGGCGGAACAGTCTTCATAGACGAAATATCTGAAATGCCTGTTTCCATGCAGACCAAACTTCTGCGGGTTCTTGAAAACAGAGAAGTATCGCCACTTGGCAGTGAAAAGACTATCAAGCTTGATATCAGGCTTGTCACAGCGTCAAACAAAAACCTGAAAGACAAGATAGAGAATGACGAGTTCCGGGCAGACCTGTTTTACCGTATACATGTTATAGAGATAGAGGTTCCCGCCCTCCGAGACAGAAGGGAAGATATCCCTTTGCTCTGCGGTCACTTTCTTAAAAAATACACTGACAGATACTCTCTCGGCACAAAATCCTTTTCCGGAGATGCCATAGATAAAATGGTAAACTATGACTGGCCGGGAAACATACGTGAGCTTCAGAATGTAATAGAATGCGCAGTGGTGCTTACGTCTGTCGGTACAATCAAAGGTGACAATATCAAGCTTGCTCATGAATCTGAAACCTATACTCAGGTTTACAGAGAGGCTAAAAAAGAATTTGAAGCATCCTTTCTAAAACAGCTGATGGAAAGAGCAGAAGGCAACATAAGCAAAGCATCAAGGATATCAGACATATACAGAGCTGACCTATATGACCTTCTCAAAAAACACTCCATTGACCCTGCTGACTTCAGATAG
- a CDS encoding ATP-binding protein produces the protein MKRTGVFGRLIVANLILLIFLSIFITYIFNKTQKLNSLLRQITSIELPIIENTDKLRNTVSGLAGFREKYLISMDSDFLSRYTDYTEASDRLVNDIRTLINDNTKLKAFESLQTAYTEYITDSEFYLLNRSKETIQPDIQPVADAIAGLRDIAMKERSNSLKISGILSEQVKVAAFIFIFSGFILIVLLAFLNTRNIVIPIKKLRGNTHLVAKGSYPDNINSDGPYEISQLAEDFSVMVHRLKENDELRSEFIGNVSHELRTPLTSIREASEMLKEEYFRGDKETSNNLLNIISSESDRMINSVNNILEITRLDMAKEYYDFEQTDIGKIAHSAIEKTAPIAERRNITVTSLISKGEVQALVDVEKIAVVFVNLLGNALKYSDQNTHVTISADRCGEFLCVCVKDEGIGISQDELSKIFERYRLGSNRSTEYKGTGLGLAICKKIIERHGGEIWAESSKGEGTRFYFTLRYA, from the coding sequence ATGAAACGGACTGGAGTTTTCGGAAGACTTATAGTTGCAAATCTTATTTTACTGATTTTTCTTTCTATCTTCATAACCTATATCTTTAACAAAACTCAGAAACTCAACTCTCTGCTGCGCCAGATAACTTCTATAGAACTCCCCATAATAGAAAATACCGATAAACTCAGGAATACAGTATCAGGGCTGGCAGGGTTCAGAGAAAAGTACCTGATATCTATGGACAGCGACTTTCTCAGCAGATACACAGACTACACAGAGGCATCCGACAGACTCGTTAACGATATCAGAACACTGATAAATGATAACACTAAACTAAAAGCCTTTGAGAGTCTCCAGACTGCTTACACTGAATACATTACTGACAGCGAATTCTATCTTCTGAACAGGAGCAAGGAGACTATTCAGCCGGATATACAGCCTGTTGCCGACGCCATCGCAGGGCTCAGGGACATTGCAATGAAAGAGAGGAGCAACAGCCTGAAAATCTCAGGAATACTATCTGAACAGGTGAAGGTTGCGGCATTCATATTTATATTCTCAGGCTTCATATTAATTGTGCTTCTCGCTTTTCTGAATACCAGAAATATTGTTATTCCGATAAAGAAACTCAGGGGGAACACGCACCTTGTAGCAAAAGGGAGCTACCCCGACAATATAAACTCTGATGGTCCATACGAAATAAGCCAGCTCGCAGAGGACTTCAGCGTAATGGTGCACAGACTGAAGGAAAACGATGAACTACGGTCAGAATTCATCGGAAACGTATCACATGAACTGCGCACACCACTGACATCTATCCGTGAAGCTTCCGAAATGCTGAAAGAAGAGTATTTCAGAGGCGATAAAGAAACGTCAAACAATCTACTGAATATCATAAGCAGCGAAAGCGACAGAATGATAAATTCTGTCAACAACATACTTGAGATAACAAGACTTGACATGGCAAAAGAGTACTATGACTTTGAACAGACAGACATAGGAAAAATAGCTCATTCAGCAATAGAAAAAACTGCTCCTATAGCCGAGAGAAGGAATATAACTGTAACGTCACTCATAAGCAAAGGTGAAGTCCAAGCGCTTGTGGACGTTGAAAAGATAGCTGTAGTTTTTGTAAATCTTCTGGGCAATGCACTTAAATACTCAGACCAAAACACACATGTGACCATCTCTGCTGATAGATGCGGCGAATTCCTGTGTGTCTGTGTAAAAGACGAAGGGATAGGGATATCTCAGGATGAACTTTCAAAAATATTCGAGCGCTACAGGCTTGGAAGCAACAGATCTACTGAATACAAAGGCACAGGGCTGGGACTTGCTATATGCAAAAAAATAATAGAAAGACACGGAGGAGAGATATGGGCAGAAAGCTCCAAAGGGGAAGGAACCCGATTCTACTTTACTCTGCGCTATGCCTGA